In Diachasmimorpha longicaudata isolate KC_UGA_2023 chromosome 7, iyDiaLong2, whole genome shotgun sequence, the following proteins share a genomic window:
- the LOC135164845 gene encoding ADP-ribosylation factor 2: MGLTVSSLLTRLFGKKQMRILMVGLDAAGKTTILYKLKLGEIVTTIPTIGFNVETVEYKNICFTVWDVGGQDKIRPLWRHYFQNTQGLIYVVDSNDRERIAEAERELANMLKEDELRDAVLLVFANKQDLPNAMTAAELTDKLGLNALRGRHWYIQSTCATQGEGLYEGLDWLSNELAKK, encoded by the coding sequence ATGGGGCTGACTGTGAGTAGTTTGTTAACACGTCTATTTGGAAAGAAGCAGATGAGAATATTGATGGTTGGTCTGGATGCAGCCGGTAAAACGACAATTTTGTACAAATTAAAATTGGGAGAAATTGTAACAACAATACCGACCATTGGATTTAACGTTGAAACTGTTGAATACAAGAACATATGTTTCACGGTTTGGGACGTTGGTGGCCAGGACAAAATACGTCCATTATGGAGGCACTATTTCCAAAATACACAGGGATTGATCTACGTTGTTGATAGcaatgacagagagagaattgCTGAAGCTGAGAGGGAGCTTGCCAACATGCTGAAGGAGGATGAATTGAGAGATGCTGTACTACTTGTTTTTGCCAATAAGCAAGATCTTCCAAATGCTATGACTGCAGCTGAATTAACCGACAAACTGGGCCTTAACGCACTACGTGGACGTCATTGGTACATTCAGAGCACCTGTGCAACTCAAGGAGAGGGACTCTACGAGGGACTCGATTGGTTGAGTAACGAACTCGCTAAAAAGTGA